ATGGCGATAAAGGAAGGGATGATCTCTTTCGAAATACTCTCTATGCTCTCTCCTGATATGGCCGAGGCAACAAAGAGGTTTATACCATAGGGGGGAGAGATGAAACCAATCGCGAGGTTCACGGTTATTATTATTCCGAAATGTATTGTGTCGATACCTATCATACGGACCACCGGCAGAAGAATGGGTGTCAAAATGATGACCGCTGGGATGTTGTCGACAAAGCAGCCCAGAACCAGTAGGAAAACATTGATAATCAGCATTAGCACGTAGGGGCTGTCCACAAAGGTAACGAGCAAGGCTGCGATCTTCGCGGGTATCTGCGCCATCGCCAGGTAGCTCGCGAAGGCCATCGAAAGCCCGATCAGGAAAGATGTGGCTCCATTTATCAACCCAGTTGACTTCAGGCAATCGTAAATGGCATTCATATCCAATTCTCGGTATACGAATTTGCCAATGACGACGGAATAGACTACGGCGACAACCGCAGCCTCCGTGGGAGTAAAAATTCCCCCGTAGATCCCGCCAAGGATTATTACGGGGACCAGTAGTGCCCAGATAGCTTCTTTAAAGGCTTTCGAAACTTCCGAGAATTTAGGGCGCTCGGTCATGGAAATGTAATTTCGTTTCCTGGCAGTAAAATAACAAACGGACATCAAGGAGATGCCGATTATAATTCCCGGAATTATGCCCGCTATGAACATATCGCCTATGGAACACTGAGCGACCACGCCATAGATCACGAAAGGGATACTGGGGGGGATGATGACACCAATCGTTCCCGCCGCCGCAGTGATGGCAGCGGCGAAACCCGCATCATATTTCCTCTCTTTCATAGAGGGGATCATAAAAGAGCCGATGGCCGAGACCGTCGCAGGACCGGAACCGGAGATCGCCGCGAAAAACATGCAGGCCAGTACCGTCACCATGGCAAGGCCTCCAACGATGAAACCAACAAGGCTTTCCGCCAACGCGACAAGGCGGCGGGAAATGCCCCCGGTGCACATTAAGGCTCCGGCAAGGATAAAGAAGGGTATCGCTAGAAGTGGGAAAGAGTCAAGACCAGTAACGGCTTTTTGAGCGATCATCAGCATGGGTATGTCCGAAGTAAGCATCATAGCTATGCACGTCGACAAACCCAACGTGATGCCGATAGGGATACTCACTATTATTGTGACAATTAAGATGAAAAAAAGGATTACCGCTTCCATGACTGTCTCTATTCCAGCACATCAACGGCGGGATTCGCAGGCTTGGGTAGTCCACGCTTGTGAAGCGCATACATCTCGATAATCAGCCTGACACACATCAATGTGCTTGCCACCGGCACTGAAGCGTAAGGCCAGGTCATGGGCATGCTCATCGCCGTCGATATCTGACCTGTTCCCTGGAGGAAGACGAGGAGTTTGGTTCCCTGCCAGGCAAGAAAAAAGCAGAAGGAAAACCAAGCCAGCAGAATAATATATTCGAAAAATACCCGCGTTTTTCCTTTTATCATATTTATGAACATCTCGACCCTGAAATGGCTTCTTTCCCTCACGGCATAGCTGGCGCCCATCCAGGAAAGCCAAAGGAAGATAAAGCGCGCCAACTCTTCGCTCCAGGAAAGCGAACTCGAGAATACATACCTCATTACAACCTGGAGGAAGACCAATATGGTCATAATCGCCATGATCCAGACACAAAAGTACTCCTCGAAATTGTGGAGTAATTTTTTTAACGTCATCATGCATCCCCTTTCTAGCGCAAAAAGCCGCTCCCGCCCGGCAGGGCGGGAGCGGAAGTACGGAATGAAGGGTTATTTCCGTACTTGCTTCAGTATTTCCATGACCTCCTCGCCGAAATCATTTTCAAACATCGGGTAGATCTTTTCAGCAGCTTCCACAAAGGGTTCTTTCTCTTCGGGCGTAAGAGAGTTTGCGGTCATTCCTCCCTTGATTACCTCTTCCTTGAAGGCGGCCTCTTCTTCATCCATGTATTCGCGCTGTTTCAAAGTGGCGTCCCGGGCTGCCTTGACCACGAGTTCGTTGAGGTCGGAGGGAAGACTGTCCATGAACTTCTTGTTGGCAATCAGGACTTCGAAGGAAAACACGTGACCCGTCTCTGAAACGTACTTCTGGACTTCGTAAAATTTACCATCGACAATCATCGCATATGGGTTCTCCTGGGCGTCAACGGTCCCCTGCTGCAGGGCAGTGTAGAGTTCTCCCCAGCTCATGGGCGTGGGGTTGGCGCCAATAGCCTTGAAAAACGCAAGGTGTATCGGATTCTCCATGGTGCGGATCTTTATCCCCTTCAGGTCCGCGGGGGTCTTGACAGGACCTCTGTTGTTGGTCACATGCCGGAATCCATTTTCCTGGAAACCTAGAATATACATGCCCTTTGCCGCCAGGTAGGAATTGAGCTTTTCGCCAAGAAGGCCGTCTGCTGCTTCAAAAGCCGCCTTTTTCGTCGTGAAAAGATAGGGTAGTTCCAAAACCTGGACCCTCTTGTCAAATCCCGCAAGAGGTGCGGAAGCCGGGATGGCCATCTGGATCGTTCCCATCTGTACCCCTTCCGAGATTTCGCGGTCGCCCCCAAGCTGCGCGTTGGGGTAGAGTTCTACCTTGATCCTTCCCCGGGAACCTTCCTCGATCGGCTTCACGAAATACTCCTTCATAGCTCTCATAGTTGGGTGCGAATCAGAACCGATGTAGGCAACCTTGATAGTATATTCCGGGGCTGCGAAGGCTGCTCCGGCCATTACCGCGAGCAATGCCATTACCGTAAAGACCGCAAGAAGCTTTCTCACCGCTCTTTCCCCCTTTTATTTATTACCTTTTTTATAGAAACGCCCTTGGGGCGTCGCTATCGAAGGGCCGCTACGCGGCTTCCTTCCTTACCCTGACCTCCCCCTTCTCGGCGTCGACCTCTACATGGTCTCCGTCCTCTATCACTTCATAGGGGTCGGCCTCCATCCGATCCACCATGGTGCATTCGACCATGACCGCTGCCGATACGATGACAGGCTCCGCCTCTACTAGTATTATGGCCGCCGGCAGGTTCTGCTTCATCCAAAGCTGGTAAAAGCCGTCCACCTGGACCACCGAGCTGCCTTTGCCGGATTTAAGCACCAGGATTTTGTTTGCGATGCTTTTCCCGTGGATGGCGTGATTCCTTTCAATAACTTCACCGGTCTCGGGGTCCGTCAAATAAAAGCACATGGCGTCTTTGGATACGACCGCCTCACCCTCGGCACAACCCTTGACTATCTTGCGGCATTTGTAGACTTTTACATCCTGAGACATCAGTCTATCCTCCCTTTTATCGCTGCCTCGACGCATTCGGAAAGTCTGCGGATCGCGAAGGGCTGCCCGCGGCGCTCCCTGTAATAGGCGCACTTAGGGGAGTCCGTCAGTCCAAGGCTTCCTTCAAAGGATTTCCAGCAGGGCTCATCGATACAGGTGTCCCCCACCATTCGAACCCCAAGGAGCTCAAGCTTCTGGCGAAGGTGCGAGCGTTCGGCCAGCTCGACGGCGCCCGCTTCCGCCAGGATCCAGAAAGCCGTATTATGGCTTACCTTTCTCTCCGCAAAAAGCTTTTCGACTTCCAAGAGTTGGTCGTAGGTGTAGTGAGGGCACCCCAGCATGACCAGGTTGATATCGCCCGTAGCGGGGGTAAGCTTGGCTTCCCTGTCTTTAAGCTCCTTATCGGCGATCACGGCCGCGGCGGCCGGCACCTTCCCGCCTCCGAAGGCGGCTTCGATAGTGGACGCTTCTGGCGTGACGCCGACCATATGGTACATGGCGACGGCGCCGCTTGTGGCTGCCTCGGCTCCGAAATAAAGGTAGTCTTCCGGCCCAGGGTTGACTTTGTGTTTGAAACGAAGGACGGGATTATGGTAACCTGCCAACTCGCCAACGCAGTGCCCGAGAATACCCCAGTCGTAGCAATCCTTTAATTCGGCTTCGACCTCGATCAGGAGGTGGCCGTGCCTGTTCTCATCGATGTGAAAACCGTAATAGGGTGTTTTACCTATCACCGCCGCGGCCAAGGCGCTTATGGACGACTCCCGGTTGGAGCGGGCGCCGAGGGCGCCGTTGACGTAGGGTGTCGCGCTGGATTCTGAATAGGCGATGTGTTCGCCGAAAAAGGGAACGCCCGTGCTCAGCCCTGGGGCGCAGTGGTAGGTGAGTTTTGCACCTATTTTGCGGTAGGCCTCACCGGTACGGTTTGCCAGGTCGAGTTCTTCCTTCGTCACGTCAAAAAATTTTGTAAGGTAGCATGTATCCCAATAGGGGTTCGTCGTCGGTGTGATCGCACAGGTAGCTCCTCCGCTGACAAGGAGTTCGCACCAATAGGTATCACCCTCCTGCCCGCTGAGCGCGACATGGGCACGCTTAACGGGTATCAACTTTTCCGCGTCGAAGGTGAGCCCGAGGGCGTAGAGCATTTCCATCGCCTTCTGCTTTCCCGGGCCCTCGGACCCGTCCAGTATCCGCTTCTCTTCGTCTGTGAGAAACATGGTCAGCCGCCTTTCTTTATTGTGATCTGCCTATGATGGGCAGCGAAATCCCACCCATCGGGATAATGCCTATCGTTGCGCCGGGGATGAGCTCCAGGGCTTTGTCCAGGGCCTCCTGGACTGTAGGGAAGGGCGTGTACTGCATGGCGGCGATGTCCTCCTCCGTCAGACCCTCGGTAACGGAAAAGATCTTTGCCTTTTCTCTCGCGCGGCAGTTGCATATGGCGAGTACCGCCGATACCATATCGGCTTCCACGTCCTCCGGCGAGGCCGCTCGCAGCCTCCGTAGCGCTTCGTCCAGAGGAAGGGAAAGCCATTCCCTGAAGAGGGGGTGGTTATGGGCGAGACCCTCACCACAGGGCGCGGCGAAAATGATGACACCGCCCTTTTTCACGGCGAAATAGGCGCAGCTGACGCCCTTGGTGGCTTGCCAATAGTCCATATCGGAAGGCCACGAACTCACTATCACTATATCCGCGGGCTCGGGCACCGTGATCCTGAAGGACTTTTCGGCGAGCTTTATTCCCTCCCTGTGAGCCCTAATGAAATCGCCCGAGAAAACCCCTGCTATTTCACCCTGGTAATTTTTGACTATATTGACGATGAAAGCGAGCCCGGCGATCCTCGCCACTTCCTCTATCCCTTCGCGGCAGGGGTTGCCGTTGGCCACTCCCAGGGGTATATCGGGACAAAAACCGGCGGCGGCGTGGGTGGCGGAGGTGGTGACAAAGTCGCAGACCCCCGGCTGCAGGATCTTGGCTCCCCCGGCGTAACCGGCGTCACAATGGGGAACGATGTTCCCTATACCAACGAGGAGGTCCGAGGCCAAGGCGTAGCGGTTAACGTGGGCGGGGATCTTGTAATCACCCGCCATGACCGTTCCAATATCCACCATATCCTCGGCGACCGTCGCGTCATGCTGTACCACCTTGAATCGCCGCACCATTTCGGGGCCGAGTTTTTCAAGAATTTCCCGGTCGGTCATTATCCTGTGGGTCCCCGGAGCCGTGAGGAAACTCATGGCATCGTCGGGAACGCCGTTTTCTTCGAGGTATCCCGTGATCAGCGGCATTATGATGTCGAGAGGCGTACTGCGGGTGCTGTCCTCGACTAGGAAGACGATGTTCTTCTTTCCTCGGGCGAGATCCTTGAGCGGCGGGGTTCCAAGGGGCGATTCGAGCGATGATACAAGGGTGTCTTTGAGGTCTTTTAAGGGGGGGATATTGGACATTTCGCCCTTGAATATTACGGATTCTTCGGGCGCTTCAAAACCGACCTTCCTGTCCCCGTAGGGGATATCATATCTCATGGGCTGACATCATCTCCGCATAGGATTGGAACGTTCAAGATGTGTAGCCTGTATACTGCTTTCAGTCACAGATCCTGATCGGGCAACCTTAAACGGATGATCTTCAGTATAGCGTTAAGGGCACTTATATTTTGGATAATATCATCTACGATTATTATGTCAATGAGAACAGGAGATAACGCGATGATAGAAGGGAGTGTATAATATTAAATCAGAATGGATTCTATAGACAAATTAGAATTTTTAATGTATATTCCCTGTATACATCGGACTCATTCTTTGGGAGGCGGAGCCATGAATGGCAACGGTAGGGCCAGTTGGGCGAAGGCATACGGGTGGATCCGTGAAGCGATAGAATCGGGGCAGATCGTGATGGGTTCACCCCTGCCGGAAAACCAGCTCGCGAAGGAGATAGGCGTGAGCAGGACTCCTATCCGTGAGGCTTTACGGTGCCTTGAGCAGGACGGTTACGTCACGATCATCCCCCAGAAAGGGGCCTTCGTTTCGAGGATCTCCCTGGAGGACCTGAAGGAGATCTACGACATCAGGAAGCTCCTGGAACCCTTCGCGGCTTTGACGGCCGTGAACAGGATCCCCGAGGAAAAGATCGACGAAATGGAAAAGGACTGGAAGGCCCTGAAAAAAGCCGCTTCCTCGGGGGAAGTAGACCTTTCCAAGGTCTCCGAGATGGACTACCGGACGCACATGACAATTACCGATTATGGGACAAATAAACGCATCGGGGCCATTATCGCGAACTACCACGCCCAGATACAACTTTTTCAGAGACTCTCGGCCCAGTCGCTAGCCAACATCTTTGAAACCATCGACCAGCACCTGGAGATCCTGGAAAAACTGCGCGCAAGGGACGCCAAGGGCCTGTCAAACCTGCTCTACGAACATATCGGAAAAAGCGAGAGCAACATTATGAAGGATTTCTTTCTCCGGCAATAAAACAGCACGGGGGGGAAGGACCTATGAAGTACAGGAGTTCCGAGATACTTTCAGAACTAATGTTCACCGAAAACCGCGCGCTCTACAAGTCCATGGGGTTCTCCGACCGCGACCTTGAAGGGCCCCTCATCGGCATAGCCAACTCCTGGAACGAACTAGTACCCGGACACTACAACCTCAGGAACGTGGCTGAGTTCGTTAAAAAGGGAATACTCAGGGCGGGTGGAGCGGCCGTTGAATTCGGCGTCATAGGCGCCTGCGACGCCCAGGGCTGCGGACACGCCGGCATGAGGTATATTCTACCCACAAGAGATCTCATCGCCTTCGACATCGAGTCGATGGCCGAAGCCCACAGGCTTGACGGTATCGTCCTGTTGGGTTCCTGCGACAAGATCGTACCGGGGATGCTCATGGCGGCGGCCAGGCTCGACCTGCCGGCCATACTGCTCGTGGGCGGCCCCATGGCCGGCGGCATCGAATTCGACGGGCGGAAGAGCGATTCCACATCGGTATCCGAGGCCGTGGGCATGCTCAGCGCCGGCCTGATAAGCAAAGAGGGGTTTTCCCGATTGGAAGACTATGCCGCCCCCTCCTGCGGGTCATGCTCCTACTACGGCACGGCGAATTCCATGGGATGCGCGGCCGAAGCCATGGGCCTGTCGCTCACGGGGTCGTCCCTGATCCCCGCGACCTCCTCTGCGAGGATGAGGGCCGCGGAAGAGACAGGCAGGGCTATCGTGGATCTCGTCAACGGGGGCATCACGGCGCGGAGGATCATTACAAAGGCTTCCCTCGAAAACACCGCCAGGGTAATGGCCGCCACGGGGGGATCCACGAATACCTTTATCCATCTTTCCGCGATCGCCAACGAGATAGGTGTGGGCGCGGAAACCATGATGGGCATCTACGACAGGGCAAGCGACACGATCCCATCCATCGCGAGGATCAACCCCGCCTCCGAGTACGATATGGAGGATTTTTACCGCGCCGGGGGTATCCCCCAGGTGATGAAGGAACTGCACGACGATGTAGACCTCTCCTGCCTGACCGTGAGCGGCGAGACCCTTGGGGAGAACCTGGAGAAGTGGTCTCACCCCTTCGAGGTCGACAGGAGGGTCATACGCTCAAAAAGAGACCCCTTCAGCAGGACGGGGGGGCTTGCCGTCCTCAGGGGAAACCTCGCACCGGGCACTAGCATAACAAAACCCATAGCGATCGATCCTTCTATGCACTTTTTCTCAGGACCGGCGAAGGTCTTCGAAGGCGAGGAAGACGCCAACGAAGCTATCCTCTCGGGGAAGATCAGTGAGGGCGACGTGATAGTTATCCGCAACGAAGGGCCCAGGGGCGGTCCCGGGATGAGAGAAATGTACTTCGCCATGAAGCTGCTTTACGGGCGCGGCCTGGCGAAAAAGACCGCCCTGATAACGGACGGCCGCTTTTCCGGGACGAACAACGGCTGCTTCGTCGGGCACATCTCGCCGGAAGCCGCCGAGGATGGGCCGATAGCCGCCGTAAATGACGGGGACAGGATAACCATAGATATCAAGAACAAGAGGCTTGACGTCGACTTGTCGCCGGAGGAGATCACCTACCGCTTGAAGCACCGGGTGAGGCCGCCGAAGAAGGAATATAAAGGCATCCTCGGCCTTTACGCGAAACTGGCGGCATCGGCCGCCGAAGGCGGCATTATCAGGATATAAGGGGTATTTAGTCCCCGCGGGTTTTTGGGGTCCCCGCTCAAGAATCCGGCGAGGCCTTACATCTGACTAGGGACACCCAGATTCCCGCACTAAGTAGTCATCTATTTTCCTGCAGGTGTACGTTAGGAATCTGAGTGTAAATTGACAGCTCCAGGTTAGAGCAATCCCATTTTTCGGCTGGCTTTCATTTCATTCCATTTGGCTTTTGCAAATTCATCCGCGAATTGATGAACGCTCCTAGCATAGGTTGGTTCTTCGCTTGTAATTTCAAAAAGGGATCTTCCGCAATTTATTATTCCCTATCCCCTAAAAATATTCTCGTTGTGCCAGGTCAGGTTAAGAATTCCTGGACATTTTGATGGTTCTGTAGGAATCCAAATTTTTTTGCCTTGAAGAGCGTAATAATCTCTTCCGTTCTCGAATTCCTCCCTGATCTTTCTGCTGACTTCCAGGTGATGATCAGGGGTTACCGTGACATAGCCTCTGTCGAACAAAAGGTGCAGGTCACTCCTTAACAAAAGCCCATTGTCTAATTTATGCTCCCCACCCGCCCCATAGGGTTTGATGTGTGCCGCTTCCAAAACAGGTAATACTTTTTCATTCGTTACCGCACACCTTCGTTCGTAAGCATCGGTAACCATTATCCTGAAAGCACCTTGCCCCAATCTGGGAGTAATTAATGTCGCTTTGCCGTACTTTTCCACCCCGACCGGTTCGCCCCGGCCGACTCTAGCTGTATTAAAAAGATTACCATTGGAAAAAAGTTGAGAAATTCTCAATTCGTTGAAAACTGTCGAACCCGGCTCTGTCTTTAGGTCATAGGTTTTGCCCTGGACGATATTAAGACTCCAGTCATCGGGGACGGGAACCCATCTAGTTTTTGGGAAAAAGAAGGGTTGCGTTAAAAGAATACAACCGATTGAGTAATCATTGAAAGGATCTTCTTTTGTCTTACGGTATTTTGCTATTCTCTGGCGCATTTGGGCAAAGGAATCTGCTCCGTTGGATCTTCCAAAGGTATCCCAAGCTAGAGACGCAGGAAGGATTGTGGAATAGGCAAATACTCCCCCACCAACGATAAAATTATTGGGGCTGTGCAATTTGAACAAAAACAATTCACCTTGGTTGAGGGCTTTGAATCGGCGTCTACCACCAGGCTGCCAGAAGTTGACTTCTTCAAGTTCGGGTATTTGGGAAAGGGTCTTATACCAATCGCTGTCTGTAACTCCGATATAAGCACGCATTTATCCCCACCCCTACTCTAATGCCCTTATAATACAGCATTACCTCTAGGGTTCCCACCTTTCGGCGCCCCTCAGAAGGGCCGTCACCTCCACGGCTTCCGCGAAAAGGGAGAACAACCTATCCTGCCATTGTGCGCGACCCGCTATTTCCCTTCCGCAGAAGGATTCGGTTTCAGTGCCGAAGCGGGCCGGGTATTCCTGGTGGTAGTGTTCCCAAGTGCCGCAGATGCTCCCCTTCCTGGCGAGGATGAGCCGCCTTGAAGGAAGCTTGTCGCTTTTATGGAGGTTGATTCGTTTATTCACGGGGAAGAGGTTCCAGAGATCGTTGCAGCGCCAAAGGGAAAAGGGGATAGCGTGGTCAATGGCAAGGTTCTTTTTATCCAGGGGTTCTCCTGTCCACACGCATTCATGGAACCCGGGTCTTTGGAAGATATTCCTGGCATCGGTTACTTCCCTTTCCGGGAGGGGATTTTCTGCCAAGAGAGAGAATACCTGTCCGGCTTAACCCGCCCCCTGGAGATTCTTTCCGATAGTTCGGCCCATCGTAGGACCGCGGCGTCCCTGATCCAGGGTCCCATCAGGCAAAATTCCTGCCAAATACCTTTTTCCATGATTATGGAAGCGGTGGGTGGGTCGAACTGAAAGACCCGCCTCAAAGTTCCACCGCCTCCAGAATGGGTCACCGGACCCGTCCGTATGGTGTCTGAAAGCTTTCGCAGGAGCTTCGAGTAGAGTTCTTTCTCTCCCGGAGGAAAATTTCCCGACCTGGCCTCGAGGAGAAACGCCGGGAGTCCTCCTCAGAACGTGTACCTTGAAGCTAATTCTTTCATCAAACTGCGGAAAGCGACGGGTTTCCTCGACAGCGGGTTTTCTCCCTGGATTTGGGGGATGAAGATTTCGCTGGGGATTAGGGGCCAGTAATACTCAAGCCATTTTTCGGCGACCGCCTTGAGAGGTAGAGCGACCAAGCCGCCGGGAAGCCATCTCACCTTGTTGTACTGGGTTATTCCCATTTCGGCGAGAGCCCGAAAAAGGGCCAGTTTATAGGTGGCCACCTTTCGGTCCCTGTTTAGGACCGATTCTATCCGGTCGATGCTTCTTTCGATCCCATCGGTTCCCAAGACAAAAAGGAGGACCCCCCACTTCTTCCCTGTCCTGCCGAGGGCGTCGGAGTTCTCACCCCTGCCGATGCAGGTGAAGCCAAGTCGTGAAAGGAGCAGTTCCAGCCTCACCGGCGAGAGGCCGTTGTGGAAGCGGCCTCGCTCGTCACGGCCGGTGAGAGGCTCCCCCAGC
This genomic stretch from Thermovirga sp. harbors:
- a CDS encoding TRAP transporter large permease — its product is MEAVILFFILIVTIIVSIPIGITLGLSTCIAMMLTSDIPMLMIAQKAVTGLDSFPLLAIPFFILAGALMCTGGISRRLVALAESLVGFIVGGLAMVTVLACMFFAAISGSGPATVSAIGSFMIPSMKERKYDAGFAAAITAAAGTIGVIIPPSIPFVIYGVVAQCSIGDMFIAGIIPGIIIGISLMSVCYFTARKRNYISMTERPKFSEVSKAFKEAIWALLVPVIILGGIYGGIFTPTEAAVVAVVYSVVIGKFVYRELDMNAIYDCLKSTGLINGATSFLIGLSMAFASYLAMAQIPAKIAALLVTFVDSPYVLMLIINVFLLVLGCFVDNIPAVIILTPILLPVVRMIGIDTIHFGIIITVNLAIGFISPPYGINLFVASAISGESIESISKEIIPSFIAMVACLMLFTYFPILSMGLVRLLR
- a CDS encoding TRAP transporter small permease encodes the protein MTLKKLLHNFEEYFCVWIMAIMTILVFLQVVMRYVFSSSLSWSEELARFIFLWLSWMGASYAVRERSHFRVEMFINMIKGKTRVFFEYIILLAWFSFCFFLAWQGTKLLVFLQGTGQISTAMSMPMTWPYASVPVASTLMCVRLIIEMYALHKRGLPKPANPAVDVLE
- a CDS encoding TRAP transporter substrate-binding protein, which translates into the protein MRKLLAVFTVMALLAVMAGAAFAAPEYTIKVAYIGSDSHPTMRAMKEYFVKPIEEGSRGRIKVELYPNAQLGGDREISEGVQMGTIQMAIPASAPLAGFDKRVQVLELPYLFTTKKAAFEAADGLLGEKLNSYLAAKGMYILGFQENGFRHVTNNRGPVKTPADLKGIKIRTMENPIHLAFFKAIGANPTPMSWGELYTALQQGTVDAQENPYAMIVDGKFYEVQKYVSETGHVFSFEVLIANKKFMDSLPSDLNELVVKAARDATLKQREYMDEEEAAFKEEVIKGGMTANSLTPEEKEPFVEAAEKIYPMFENDFGEEVMEILKQVRK
- a CDS encoding DUF126 domain-containing protein yields the protein MSQDVKVYKCRKIVKGCAEGEAVVSKDAMCFYLTDPETGEVIERNHAIHGKSIANKILVLKSGKGSSVVQVDGFYQLWMKQNLPAAIILVEAEPVIVSAAVMVECTMVDRMEADPYEVIEDGDHVEVDAEKGEVRVRKEAA
- a CDS encoding DUF521 domain-containing protein, with the translated sequence MFLTDEEKRILDGSEGPGKQKAMEMLYALGLTFDAEKLIPVKRAHVALSGQEGDTYWCELLVSGGATCAITPTTNPYWDTCYLTKFFDVTKEELDLANRTGEAYRKIGAKLTYHCAPGLSTGVPFFGEHIAYSESSATPYVNGALGARSNRESSISALAAAVIGKTPYYGFHIDENRHGHLLIEVEAELKDCYDWGILGHCVGELAGYHNPVLRFKHKVNPGPEDYLYFGAEAATSGAVAMYHMVGVTPEASTIEAAFGGGKVPAAAAVIADKELKDREAKLTPATGDINLVMLGCPHYTYDQLLEVEKLFAERKVSHNTAFWILAEAGAVELAERSHLRQKLELLGVRMVGDTCIDEPCWKSFEGSLGLTDSPKCAYYRERRGQPFAIRRLSECVEAAIKGRID
- the larA gene encoding nickel-dependent lactate racemase, whose product is MRYDIPYGDRKVGFEAPEESVIFKGEMSNIPPLKDLKDTLVSSLESPLGTPPLKDLARGKKNIVFLVEDSTRSTPLDIIMPLITGYLEENGVPDDAMSFLTAPGTHRIMTDREILEKLGPEMVRRFKVVQHDATVAEDMVDIGTVMAGDYKIPAHVNRYALASDLLVGIGNIVPHCDAGYAGGAKILQPGVCDFVTTSATHAAAGFCPDIPLGVANGNPCREGIEEVARIAGLAFIVNIVKNYQGEIAGVFSGDFIRAHREGIKLAEKSFRITVPEPADIVIVSSWPSDMDYWQATKGVSCAYFAVKKGGVIIFAAPCGEGLAHNHPLFREWLSLPLDEALRRLRAASPEDVEADMVSAVLAICNCRAREKAKIFSVTEGLTEEDIAAMQYTPFPTVQEALDKALELIPGATIGIIPMGGISLPIIGRSQ
- a CDS encoding GntR family transcriptional regulator encodes the protein MNGNGRASWAKAYGWIREAIESGQIVMGSPLPENQLAKEIGVSRTPIREALRCLEQDGYVTIIPQKGAFVSRISLEDLKEIYDIRKLLEPFAALTAVNRIPEEKIDEMEKDWKALKKAASSGEVDLSKVSEMDYRTHMTITDYGTNKRIGAIIANYHAQIQLFQRLSAQSLANIFETIDQHLEILEKLRARDAKGLSNLLYEHIGKSESNIMKDFFLRQ
- the ilvD gene encoding dihydroxy-acid dehydratase; its protein translation is MKYRSSEILSELMFTENRALYKSMGFSDRDLEGPLIGIANSWNELVPGHYNLRNVAEFVKKGILRAGGAAVEFGVIGACDAQGCGHAGMRYILPTRDLIAFDIESMAEAHRLDGIVLLGSCDKIVPGMLMAAARLDLPAILLVGGPMAGGIEFDGRKSDSTSVSEAVGMLSAGLISKEGFSRLEDYAAPSCGSCSYYGTANSMGCAAEAMGLSLTGSSLIPATSSARMRAAEETGRAIVDLVNGGITARRIITKASLENTARVMAATGGSTNTFIHLSAIANEIGVGAETMMGIYDRASDTIPSIARINPASEYDMEDFYRAGGIPQVMKELHDDVDLSCLTVSGETLGENLEKWSHPFEVDRRVIRSKRDPFSRTGGLAVLRGNLAPGTSITKPIAIDPSMHFFSGPAKVFEGEEDANEAILSGKISEGDVIVIRNEGPRGGPGMREMYFAMKLLYGRGLAKKTALITDGRFSGTNNGCFVGHISPEAAEDGPIAAVNDGDRITIDIKNKRLDVDLSPEEITYRLKHRVRPPKKEYKGILGLYAKLAASAAEGGIIRI
- a CDS encoding HNH endonuclease, whose protein sequence is MRAYIGVTDSDWYKTLSQIPELEEVNFWQPGGRRRFKALNQGELFLFKLHSPNNFIVGGGVFAYSTILPASLAWDTFGRSNGADSFAQMRQRIAKYRKTKEDPFNDYSIGCILLTQPFFFPKTRWVPVPDDWSLNIVQGKTYDLKTEPGSTVFNELRISQLFSNGNLFNTARVGRGEPVGVEKYGKATLITPRLGQGAFRIMVTDAYERRCAVTNEKVLPVLEAAHIKPYGAGGEHKLDNGLLLRSDLHLLFDRGYVTVTPDHHLEVSRKIREEFENGRDYYALQGKKIWIPTEPSKCPGILNLTWHNENIFRG
- a CDS encoding class I SAM-dependent methyltransferase, which produces MSRIANPGPFKNEGEPAGIDAQTQRYYSRNASPLAESYRFASGGIETWFDTAFPKGARILDVGCAAGRDVSLLLEGGWDAFGVDPCPELIDEGLHYDAALKGRISVDALPALATIPDGSFSGVLCSAVLMHLREESLFDAVFGLRRVLKGGGRLLVSLPLDPLGEPLTGRDERGRFHNGLSPVRLELLLSRLGFTCIGRGENSDALGRTGKKWGVLLFVLGTDGIERSIDRIESVLNRDRKVATYKLALFRALAEMGITQYNKVRWLPGGLVALPLKAVAEKWLEYYWPLIPSEIFIPQIQGENPLSRKPVAFRSLMKELASRYTF